The following coding sequences are from one Bradyrhizobium sp. 200 window:
- a CDS encoding altronate dehydratase family protein, with product MTPAPVIRLHPDDGVLIARASLPPGMVVAEGVTTTERIPAGHKVAIKPIAVGEPVRRYGQIIGFATVPIAPGQHVHTQNCGMGDFAKDYAYGVDVKPVPNFDLPATFDGIRRADGRVATRNYIGILTSVNCSAHVAGIVADMFKKNPFTGDNPLADFPNVDGVVALTHKTGCGMTQDEPLALLRRTLGGYARHVNFSAVVVLGLGCEVNQIGGLMQEQKLAGRLRAMDIQEVGGTRKTVEAGIAFVKEALTDANRVKREPVPASELTVALQCGGSDGYSGVSANPALGAASDLLVAHGGTVILSETPETYGAEHLLTRRAVSREVGEKLVGLMRWWEEYTRREGAEMNANPSPGNKAGGLTTILEKSLGAMAKAGSTNLVDVLNYAEPITKKGFVFMDTPGYDPVAATGQVAGGANMVCFTTGRGSVFGCKPAPSIKLATNTPMYKRMEDDMDVNCGTILDGEETVQQCGQRIFELMLKTASGQPTKSESFDFGGAEFAPWVLGATM from the coding sequence ATGACCCCGGCACCCGTCATTCGCCTGCATCCTGACGACGGCGTGCTGATCGCGCGCGCGAGCCTGCCGCCCGGCATGGTGGTGGCCGAAGGCGTCACCACGACCGAGCGGATTCCGGCGGGCCACAAGGTCGCGATCAAGCCGATTGCCGTGGGCGAGCCGGTACGCCGCTACGGCCAGATCATCGGCTTTGCCACCGTCCCGATTGCGCCGGGCCAGCACGTGCACACGCAAAACTGCGGCATGGGCGATTTTGCCAAGGACTATGCCTATGGCGTCGACGTCAAGCCGGTGCCGAATTTCGACCTGCCGGCCACCTTCGACGGCATCCGCCGCGCCGACGGGCGGGTGGCAACGCGCAACTATATCGGCATCCTCACCTCGGTGAATTGCAGCGCCCATGTCGCCGGCATCGTCGCCGACATGTTCAAGAAGAATCCATTTACCGGCGATAACCCGCTGGCCGACTTCCCGAACGTCGACGGCGTGGTGGCGCTGACCCACAAGACCGGCTGCGGCATGACGCAGGACGAGCCGCTGGCGCTGCTCCGCCGGACGCTCGGCGGCTACGCGCGGCACGTGAACTTTTCTGCCGTCGTCGTGTTGGGCCTCGGCTGCGAGGTCAACCAGATCGGCGGCCTGATGCAGGAGCAGAAGCTCGCCGGCCGGCTGCGCGCGATGGACATCCAGGAAGTCGGGGGCACCCGCAAGACGGTGGAGGCCGGTATAGCCTTCGTGAAGGAGGCGCTGACCGACGCCAATAGAGTGAAGCGCGAACCCGTGCCGGCCAGCGAATTGACGGTGGCGCTGCAATGCGGCGGCTCCGACGGTTACTCCGGTGTCTCAGCCAATCCGGCGCTCGGCGCGGCGAGCGATCTCCTGGTTGCCCATGGCGGCACGGTGATCCTATCCGAGACACCGGAAACCTACGGCGCCGAACATCTCCTGACCCGCCGCGCGGTCAGTCGTGAGGTCGGCGAAAAGCTCGTTGGGCTGATGCGCTGGTGGGAGGAATACACCAGGCGCGAAGGCGCCGAGATGAATGCCAATCCGAGCCCCGGTAACAAGGCCGGCGGCCTTACCACCATCCTTGAGAAGTCATTGGGCGCGATGGCCAAGGCCGGCAGCACCAACCTGGTCGACGTGCTCAACTACGCCGAGCCCATCACCAAGAAGGGTTTTGTCTTCATGGACACGCCCGGCTACGACCCGGTCGCGGCCACGGGCCAGGTGGCGGGCGGCGCCAATATGGTCTGCTTCACCACGGGGCGCGGCAGCGTGTTCGGCTGCAAGCCCGCGCCCTCGATCAAGCTCGCGACCAACACGCCGATGTACAAGCGCATGGAAGACGACATGGACGTCAATTGCGGCACCATCCTCGATGGCGAGGAAACCGTGCAGCAATGTGGCCAGCGCATCTTTGAGCTGATGCTGAAAACGGCATCGGGCCAGCCGACCAAGAGCGAAAGCTTCGACTTTGGCGGCGCCGAGTTTGCGCCGTGGGTGCTTGGGGCAACGATGTAG
- a CDS encoding aldolase/citrate lyase family protein: MATNNVKKVWASGKAVVNAWLAIPSGFSAEVIAQCGFDSVTVDMQHGVQDYLSMVQCFQAMNGHPVTPMVRVPWNEPGIIGKVLDGGAYGVICPMINTPQEAKNLVQYAKYPPKGTRSNGPIRSGMYGSAGTYQQTANDEIVLLPMMETRTAVENMESILDVEGIDGVYIGPSDLGFSYGLVPKLDRDEPEILKIYEKIIKECGKRGLNPGIHCSGAEGAVRAINMGFKLVTLSNESGLMMTYAKMQVNQTRKDSGGKA, from the coding sequence ATGGCAACCAACAATGTCAAGAAAGTATGGGCCTCCGGCAAGGCCGTGGTGAACGCGTGGCTCGCGATTCCGTCCGGCTTCTCGGCCGAAGTGATCGCACAATGCGGCTTCGACAGCGTCACCGTCGACATGCAGCACGGCGTGCAGGATTACCTCTCGATGGTGCAATGCTTCCAGGCGATGAATGGCCATCCGGTGACGCCGATGGTCCGCGTGCCCTGGAACGAGCCCGGCATCATCGGCAAGGTGCTCGACGGCGGCGCCTATGGCGTGATCTGCCCGATGATCAATACCCCGCAGGAAGCCAAGAACCTGGTCCAGTACGCCAAATATCCGCCGAAGGGCACGCGCTCCAATGGCCCGATCCGCTCCGGCATGTACGGCTCGGCCGGCACTTACCAGCAGACGGCCAACGACGAGATCGTGCTGTTGCCGATGATGGAGACCAGGACCGCGGTCGAAAACATGGAATCGATCCTCGACGTCGAGGGCATCGACGGCGTCTATATCGGCCCGTCCGATCTTGGCTTCTCCTATGGCCTGGTGCCGAAGCTTGATCGCGATGAGCCGGAAATCCTCAAGATCTATGAGAAGATCATCAAGGAGTGCGGCAAGCGCGGCCTCAATCCCGGCATTCACTGCTCGGGCGCCGAGGGCGCGGTCCGCGCCATCAACATGGGCTTCAAGCTGGTGACGCTGTCGAACGAGAGCGGCTTGATGATGACCTACGCCAAGATGCAGGTGAACCAGACCCGCAAGGATTCCGGCGGAAAAGCTTGA
- a CDS encoding malate/lactate/ureidoglycolate dehydrogenase: MVTIQVNNLIDFVAEVFSHSESSPEEARRIATYLTTANLTGHDSHGVIRVPVYVRWKKTGNVIPNQTPEIVVDTPSLAVVDGKFGYGQTVTPFAVRTGIEKCKKAGLSAIALRNAGHIGRVGDWAEMAAAEGLVSVHFVNAAGSLLVAPFGGVQKRLSTAPYCVGIPRKGQDPIVLDFATSIVAEGKVLVASRGGKKLPTGALVDGDGTLSEEPSVLYGPYTPDGPRDHTKGTGAIRAFGEHKGSGLAFICELLGGALTGTGATSGGRQFANGMLAFYVDPKVIDTSNYFDDEISRYTDFIRETKPIAGVDTVLVPGDPERKMRADRTRNGVPLPDDIWAAIVNTAREVGVSEASIQRAAS; this comes from the coding sequence ATGGTCACCATACAAGTCAACAATCTGATCGATTTCGTCGCTGAGGTTTTTTCCCATTCGGAATCCTCGCCCGAGGAAGCCAGGCGCATTGCGACCTATCTGACGACCGCCAATCTCACCGGACATGACAGCCACGGCGTGATCCGGGTTCCGGTCTATGTCCGCTGGAAGAAGACGGGCAACGTCATCCCCAACCAGACCCCCGAGATCGTCGTCGATACGCCGTCGCTCGCCGTGGTCGATGGCAAGTTCGGCTATGGCCAGACCGTGACGCCGTTCGCGGTGCGGACCGGCATCGAGAAGTGCAAGAAGGCGGGGCTGTCGGCGATCGCACTGCGCAATGCCGGGCATATCGGCCGCGTCGGCGACTGGGCCGAAATGGCCGCCGCCGAAGGGCTGGTGTCGGTCCACTTCGTCAACGCCGCGGGCTCGCTATTGGTAGCGCCGTTCGGCGGCGTTCAGAAGCGGCTTTCGACGGCGCCCTATTGCGTCGGCATTCCGCGCAAGGGGCAGGATCCGATCGTGCTCGATTTCGCCACCTCGATCGTTGCCGAGGGCAAGGTGCTGGTGGCGAGCCGCGGCGGCAAGAAACTGCCGACCGGCGCACTCGTTGATGGCGACGGCACGCTGAGCGAGGAGCCGTCCGTGCTCTACGGGCCCTACACGCCGGACGGGCCGCGCGACCACACCAAGGGGACGGGGGCGATCCGCGCGTTCGGCGAGCACAAGGGATCCGGGCTTGCCTTCATCTGCGAACTGCTTGGCGGCGCGCTCACCGGTACCGGCGCCACCTCGGGCGGCCGGCAATTCGCCAACGGCATGCTCGCCTTCTATGTCGACCCCAAAGTGATCGACACCAGCAATTACTTCGACGACGAAATCTCGCGCTACACCGACTTCATCCGGGAGACCAAGCCGATCGCCGGCGTCGACACCGTGCTGGTCCCCGGCGACCCTGAACGGAAGATGCGTGCCGACCGCACCAGGAACGGCGTGCCCCTGCCCGACGATATCTGGGCTGCGATCGTCAACACCGCCCGCGAGGTCGGCGTCAGCGAGGCTAGCATCCAGCGCGCCGCCAGCTAA
- the hpaR gene encoding homoprotocatechuate degradation operon regulator HpaR, with the protein MREFSRSLPMSLLRAREAVMRQFRPSLRNHGLTEQQWRILRALTAVDTIEVTELARVAFLLGPSLSRILRDLEARDLIERRTAKADLRRGEVSISSKGLKLIEAVAPTSEAIYAEITNRYGARKLAELQDMLGELERSLAAMEVAGEGDAEPDE; encoded by the coding sequence ATGCGTGAATTCTCCCGTTCGCTGCCGATGTCGCTGTTGCGCGCGCGCGAAGCCGTGATGCGCCAGTTCCGCCCCTCCTTGCGCAATCACGGGCTGACCGAGCAGCAGTGGCGGATCCTGCGCGCGCTGACGGCGGTGGATACCATCGAGGTCACCGAACTGGCGCGCGTCGCCTTTTTGCTGGGTCCGAGCCTGTCGCGAATCCTGCGCGACCTCGAAGCGCGCGACCTGATCGAACGGCGAACCGCCAAGGCCGATCTGCGCCGCGGCGAGGTGTCGATCTCGTCCAAGGGGTTGAAGCTGATCGAGGCCGTCGCGCCGACGTCGGAGGCGATCTACGCGGAGATCACCAATCGCTATGGCGCGCGCAAGCTCGCTGAATTGCAGGACATGCTGGGCGAATTGGAGCGCAGCCTCGCCGCGATGGAAGTGGCCGGTGAGGGCGACGCCGAGCCCGACGAGTAA
- the hpaH gene encoding 2-oxo-hept-4-ene-1,7-dioate hydratase: MALSREDIRSAAERLDQAEKTRQQIRQLSIEHPGITIEDAYAIQKAWVEMKVAQGRVVKGHKIGLTSKAMQSALNIDEPDSGILLDDMFFADGGLVPSDRFIATRIEAELAFVMKSRLSGPDCTMFDVLNATDFVVPALEILDTRVERVDPQTKATRKIFDTIADNAANAGIVLGGRPIRPMDADLRWIGALCFRNGQLEETGLAAGVLNHPATSVAWLANKIAPNGLALEAGQVVLAGSFIRPIETRKGDTIQADYGPYGSVSCYFA; this comes from the coding sequence ATGGCCCTTTCCAGAGAAGACATCCGAAGCGCCGCCGAGCGGCTCGATCAGGCCGAAAAGACCCGCCAGCAGATCCGGCAGCTTTCGATCGAACATCCCGGCATAACGATCGAGGATGCCTACGCTATTCAGAAGGCCTGGGTCGAGATGAAGGTCGCCCAGGGGCGCGTTGTGAAGGGTCACAAGATCGGCCTGACCTCAAAGGCGATGCAGAGCGCGCTCAATATCGACGAGCCTGACTCCGGCATTCTGCTCGACGACATGTTCTTTGCCGATGGCGGGCTGGTGCCGTCGGACCGCTTCATCGCGACCCGCATCGAGGCCGAACTTGCCTTCGTGATGAAGTCGCGGCTTTCGGGCCCGGACTGCACGATGTTCGACGTGCTGAATGCGACCGATTTTGTGGTACCGGCGCTGGAGATCCTCGATACGCGGGTCGAGCGGGTCGACCCGCAGACCAAGGCAACCCGAAAAATCTTCGACACCATCGCCGACAATGCCGCGAATGCCGGCATCGTGCTGGGCGGCCGTCCGATCCGGCCGATGGACGCCGACCTGCGCTGGATCGGTGCGCTCTGTTTCCGCAACGGCCAGCTCGAGGAGACCGGGCTTGCGGCCGGCGTTCTCAACCATCCGGCGACATCTGTGGCCTGGCTTGCCAACAAGATCGCGCCGAACGGGCTGGCGCTGGAAGCCGGACAAGTGGTGCTGGCCGGATCGTTCATCCGCCCGATCGAGACCCGCAAGGGCGACACGATCCAGGCCGACTATGGCCCTTACGGCTCGGTGAGCTGCTACTTCGCCTGA
- a CDS encoding 5-carboxymethyl-2-hydroxymuconate Delta-isomerase — protein sequence MPHFTIEYSGDLDRYVDMGAVVELVRKAAVETGIFPLGGIRVRAIKCEHYAIADGRGNYGFLDMVLRLGEGRDLATRKKAGEHIFKALSAYLDPVFANEKFALSFDMQINDKETSWKRNNIHDSLKVEAING from the coding sequence ATGCCGCACTTCACGATTGAATATTCAGGCGATCTCGATCGCTACGTCGACATGGGCGCGGTCGTGGAACTGGTTCGGAAGGCAGCGGTCGAGACCGGCATCTTCCCGCTCGGAGGTATTCGCGTCCGCGCTATCAAATGCGAGCATTACGCGATTGCCGACGGCCGCGGGAATTACGGCTTCCTCGATATGGTGCTCCGCCTCGGCGAGGGCCGCGACCTCGCCACCCGCAAGAAGGCGGGCGAACATATTTTCAAGGCCTTGTCGGCCTATCTCGACCCGGTGTTTGCGAACGAGAAGTTCGCGCTGTCGTTCGACATGCAGATCAACGACAAGGAAACAAGCTGGAAACGCAACAACATCCACGACTCCCTGAAAGTGGAGGCTATCAATGGATAA
- the hpaE gene encoding 5-carboxymethyl-2-hydroxymuconate semialdehyde dehydrogenase: MDKATPKDLFQANRDRAAPLLAKLKSEGIGHMIDGKTVPSSSGQTFETKSPVDGAVLASVARGNAEDIDRAATAAATAFKSWREMSAAARKKLLHRVADAIEDHADDIAVLECIDTGQAHRFMAKAAIRAAENFRFFADKCAEARDGLNMPSEEHWNISTRVPIGPVGVITPWNTPFMLSTWKIAPALAAGCTVVHKPAEWSPVTADLLAKLAKQAGLPDGVLNTVHGMGEEAGKALTEHPAIKAIGFVGESSTGSAIMAQGAPTLKRVHFELGGKNPVIVFDDADLDRALDAVVFMIYSLNGERCTSSSRLLVQQGIADKFIEKLTARVKALKVGHPLDPATEIGPLIHERHLTKVCSYFDIARQDGATIAVGGKPHDGPGGGHYVQPTLVTGAHAKMRVAQEEVFGPFLTVIPFKDEKEAIEIANGVQYGLTGYVWTGDMGRALRVADALEAGMIWLNSENVRHLPTPFGGMKSSGIGRDGGDYSFDFYMETKHVSLARGTHKIQKLGI, from the coding sequence ATGGATAAGGCGACACCGAAGGACCTGTTTCAGGCCAACCGCGACCGCGCCGCCCCCCTGCTCGCCAAGTTAAAGAGTGAGGGCATCGGGCACATGATCGACGGCAAGACGGTGCCGTCGAGTTCGGGCCAGACGTTCGAGACGAAGTCGCCGGTCGACGGCGCGGTGCTGGCGTCGGTGGCCCGCGGCAACGCCGAAGACATCGACCGCGCCGCGACCGCAGCCGCGACGGCCTTCAAATCCTGGCGCGAGATGTCAGCGGCGGCACGGAAGAAACTGCTGCATCGCGTGGCGGACGCGATCGAGGACCATGCCGACGATATCGCGGTGCTGGAATGCATCGACACCGGCCAGGCCCATCGCTTCATGGCCAAGGCCGCAATCCGCGCGGCGGAAAACTTCCGCTTCTTTGCCGACAAGTGCGCCGAAGCCCGGGACGGCCTCAATATGCCGAGCGAGGAGCACTGGAACATCTCGACCCGGGTGCCGATTGGCCCGGTCGGCGTGATCACGCCGTGGAATACCCCGTTCATGCTGTCGACCTGGAAGATTGCGCCGGCGCTCGCCGCGGGCTGCACCGTGGTGCACAAGCCGGCGGAATGGTCACCGGTAACGGCGGACCTGCTGGCGAAACTCGCCAAGCAGGCCGGCCTGCCCGACGGTGTGCTCAACACCGTCCACGGCATGGGCGAGGAAGCCGGCAAGGCGCTGACCGAGCATCCCGCGATCAAGGCGATCGGCTTTGTCGGCGAAAGTTCGACCGGCTCGGCGATCATGGCGCAGGGCGCCCCTACCCTGAAGCGCGTCCATTTCGAGCTCGGCGGCAAAAACCCCGTGATCGTGTTCGACGATGCGGACCTCGACCGAGCGCTGGATGCCGTCGTGTTCATGATCTACTCGCTCAATGGCGAGCGCTGCACGTCCTCCAGCCGGCTGCTGGTTCAGCAAGGCATTGCCGACAAGTTCATCGAAAAACTGACAGCCCGGGTGAAGGCGTTGAAGGTCGGCCATCCGCTCGACCCGGCCACCGAAATCGGGCCGCTGATCCATGAGCGGCACCTGACAAAAGTCTGCAGCTATTTCGACATCGCGCGACAGGACGGCGCCACCATCGCGGTCGGCGGCAAGCCGCATGACGGGCCCGGCGGCGGGCATTACGTGCAGCCGACTCTGGTCACCGGCGCGCACGCCAAAATGCGGGTGGCGCAGGAGGAAGTGTTCGGCCCGTTCCTGACCGTGATCCCGTTCAAGGACGAAAAGGAGGCGATCGAGATCGCCAATGGCGTCCAGTACGGCCTGACCGGCTATGTCTGGACCGGCGACATGGGCCGCGCGCTGCGGGTGGCGGATGCGCTGGAGGCCGGCATGATCTGGCTCAATTCCGAAAACGTCCGCCATCTGCCGACGCCGTTCGGCGGCATGAAATCGTCAGGCATCGGCCGCGACGGCGGCGACTACTCGTTCGACTTCTATATGGAAACCAAGCACGTCTCGCTCGCGCGCGGGACGCACAAGATTCAGAAACTGGGAATCTAG
- the hpaD gene encoding 3,4-dihydroxyphenylacetate 2,3-dioxygenase produces the protein MPVPTHVFDPPFNIIRCSHAVLDVVDLNKSRAFYENTVGLHVEDADDKAVYLRGSEEHQHHSLVLRKAPVAACSRLGFKVGNDGDLDKAAGFFSENGIAYAFAEQPFQGRTLQFTDPAGFQIELYATMEKRPHLLRRYDLYKGCHPQRLDHFNVFAPEVQNTVDFYARLGFRLTEYGEEDGPNGRIAAAWMHRKGNVHDFAITNGRGPRLHHIAYWTPTAMNILHLCDVMASSGYLKNIERGPGRHGISNAFFLYVRDPDGHRLELYTSDYFTGDHDHEPLRWSLKDPRRQTLWGAPAPRSWFEEGSPFAGQAVREPAFVADVTIAD, from the coding sequence ATGCCCGTTCCGACACACGTCTTCGACCCGCCGTTCAACATCATCCGCTGCAGCCATGCCGTGCTTGATGTCGTCGACCTCAACAAGAGCCGGGCCTTCTATGAGAACACCGTCGGCCTCCATGTCGAGGATGCTGACGACAAGGCGGTCTATTTGCGCGGCAGCGAGGAGCATCAGCACCACTCGCTGGTGCTGCGGAAAGCCCCTGTCGCGGCCTGCAGCCGGCTCGGCTTCAAGGTCGGCAATGACGGCGACCTCGATAAGGCCGCGGGGTTCTTTTCCGAGAACGGCATCGCCTACGCCTTCGCCGAGCAGCCGTTCCAGGGCCGCACGCTGCAGTTCACCGATCCCGCCGGCTTCCAGATCGAACTCTACGCGACGATGGAAAAGCGCCCGCATCTGCTGCGGCGCTACGACCTCTATAAAGGCTGCCATCCGCAGCGGTTAGATCATTTCAACGTCTTCGCGCCCGAAGTTCAGAACACCGTCGATTTCTACGCCCGGCTCGGCTTCCGCCTGACCGAATATGGCGAGGAAGACGGCCCGAACGGGCGCATCGCTGCGGCCTGGATGCACCGCAAGGGCAATGTCCATGACTTCGCCATCACCAACGGCCGGGGTCCTCGCCTGCACCACATTGCCTATTGGACGCCGACCGCGATGAACATTTTGCACCTCTGCGACGTCATGGCCTCCAGCGGCTACCTGAAAAACATCGAACGCGGCCCCGGCCGCCACGGCATCTCGAACGCGTTCTTCCTCTATGTCCGCGATCCCGACGGCCATCGCCTGGAGCTCTACACCAGCGATTATTTCACCGGCGACCACGACCACGAGCCGCTGCGCTGGTCGCTGAAGGACCCGCGCCGGCAGACGCTGTGGGGCGCGCCGGCGCCGCGCTCCTGGTTCGAGGAAGGCTCGCCCTTCGCCGGCCAGGCCGTGCGCGAACCGGCCTTCGTCGCCGACGTCACGATTGCGGATTGA
- a CDS encoding fumarylacetoacetate hydrolase family protein, with protein sequence MAPPRLATFTVNGTQKYGAVTDAGIVDLSARFAKDYPTLREAIEAGALMKLAEDAARRTPDHALDAIAWQPPIPTPEKIICIGVNYPDRNAEYKDGQDAPKYPSMFMRTPRSFVGHNAPLVRPRASAQLDYEGELVLIIGKAGRHIKESDALDHIAAVTLCNEGTIRDWVRHAKFNVTQGKNFDSTGSLGPWLVPYTDESQIADIHLTTRVNGETRQDDRTGRLIFGFRYLINYLSTFTTLVPGDVIVTGTPTGAGARFDPPRYLKPGDVIEVEAEGVGVLKNGVTDEA encoded by the coding sequence ATGGCCCCTCCCCGCCTTGCCACCTTCACCGTCAACGGCACACAGAAATACGGCGCCGTGACCGATGCCGGAATCGTCGATCTCTCCGCCCGTTTCGCAAAGGACTATCCGACGCTGCGCGAAGCCATCGAAGCCGGCGCGCTGATGAAACTTGCCGAAGATGCGGCGCGGCGCACGCCGGACCACGCGCTCGATGCGATCGCATGGCAGCCGCCGATCCCCACGCCGGAAAAGATCATCTGCATCGGCGTGAACTACCCGGACCGCAACGCCGAATACAAGGACGGGCAGGACGCGCCGAAATATCCGAGCATGTTCATGCGGACGCCGCGTTCCTTTGTCGGCCACAACGCGCCGCTGGTGCGGCCGCGCGCGTCGGCCCAGCTCGATTACGAGGGCGAACTGGTGCTCATCATTGGCAAGGCCGGCCGGCACATCAAGGAGAGCGACGCGCTTGACCATATCGCCGCGGTCACGCTCTGCAATGAAGGCACGATCCGCGACTGGGTGCGGCACGCCAAGTTCAACGTCACCCAAGGCAAGAATTTCGATTCCACCGGCAGCCTCGGTCCGTGGCTCGTGCCCTACACCGATGAAAGCCAGATCGCGGACATCCACCTCACTACGCGGGTCAATGGCGAGACGCGGCAGGACGACCGCACCGGCCGGCTGATTTTCGGCTTCCGCTATTTGATCAACTATCTCTCGACCTTTACAACGCTGGTGCCCGGCGACGTCATCGTGACGGGAACGCCGACCGGTGCCGGCGCGCGCTTCGACCCGCCGCGCTACCTCAAGCCCGGCGACGTCATCGAGGTTGAGGCCGAGGGGGTCGGCGTGCTGAAGAACGGTGTGACCGACGAAGCCTGA
- a CDS encoding thiamine pyrophosphate-dependent enzyme codes for MKSTSGGEAIVNGLVAHGVDTVFGLPGAQIYGLFDAFHQAQLKVIGARHEQACGYMAFGYARSSGKTGVFSVVPGPGVLNAGAALLTAFGCNEPVLCLTGQVPTAFLGKGRGHLHEMPDQLATLRTFVKWAERIEYPDVAPAMVSRAFQEMLSGRRGPVSLEMPWDVFTQRAEVGPAKVFDTLPAPQPDSDRIKAAADLIKGSKRPMIFVGSGALHAGEEILELAEMIDAPVVAFRSGRGIVSNAHELGLTMAAAYRLWPTTDLMIGIGTRLELPTMSRWPYRPDGLKCIRIDIDPVEMRRYVPDTAVIADAKAGTADLAAAVKKTGYSKTSGRRAAIREATAAAHQEIQKVQPQMAYLNILREVLPANAIVTDELSQVGFASWYGFPIYEPRTFITSGYQGTLGSGFPTALGAKVANPDRPVVAITGDGGFMFGVQELSTAVQFKIGVVTLVFNNNAYGNVRRDQRQIFDGRVVASDLVNPDFVKLAESFGAGAARVTSPGQFRPALEKALADGGPYVISVEVPTDSEVSPWAFIHPAKNV; via the coding sequence ATGAAATCAACTTCGGGCGGCGAAGCGATCGTCAATGGCCTCGTCGCGCATGGCGTCGACACGGTGTTCGGCCTGCCGGGCGCGCAAATCTACGGGCTGTTCGACGCCTTTCATCAGGCGCAATTGAAAGTGATCGGCGCGCGGCATGAGCAGGCCTGCGGCTACATGGCCTTCGGCTATGCGCGTTCATCGGGCAAAACAGGCGTGTTCAGCGTGGTGCCTGGCCCCGGTGTGCTCAATGCCGGCGCGGCGCTGCTCACCGCATTCGGCTGCAACGAGCCGGTGCTGTGCCTGACCGGACAGGTGCCGACGGCGTTTCTCGGCAAGGGCCGCGGCCACCTACACGAGATGCCGGACCAGCTTGCGACGCTGCGTACGTTTGTGAAATGGGCCGAACGCATCGAATATCCAGATGTCGCGCCCGCGATGGTTTCGCGCGCGTTTCAGGAAATGCTCTCCGGCCGCCGAGGGCCGGTGTCGCTGGAAATGCCGTGGGACGTGTTTACGCAGCGCGCGGAAGTCGGCCCCGCCAAAGTGTTCGATACCCTGCCCGCACCGCAGCCCGATTCTGATCGCATCAAGGCCGCTGCTGATCTCATCAAGGGCAGCAAGCGGCCGATGATCTTCGTCGGCAGCGGCGCGCTCCATGCGGGCGAGGAAATCCTCGAACTCGCGGAGATGATCGACGCGCCCGTGGTTGCGTTCCGCAGCGGCCGCGGCATCGTTTCCAACGCCCACGAGCTCGGGCTGACGATGGCGGCGGCCTACAGGCTCTGGCCGACCACCGATCTGATGATCGGGATCGGCACGCGGCTGGAGCTGCCGACCATGTCGCGCTGGCCCTATCGCCCCGATGGTTTGAAGTGCATCCGGATCGATATCGATCCCGTGGAGATGCGGCGCTACGTGCCCGACACGGCTGTCATCGCGGATGCCAAGGCAGGCACGGCCGATCTGGCGGCGGCGGTGAAAAAGACCGGTTACAGCAAAACCAGCGGCCGGCGCGCCGCGATCCGCGAAGCCACCGCGGCGGCGCATCAGGAGATCCAGAAGGTTCAGCCGCAAATGGCCTATCTGAACATTCTGCGCGAGGTGCTGCCGGCGAACGCCATCGTCACCGACGAGCTGTCGCAGGTCGGCTTCGCCTCCTGGTACGGCTTTCCGATCTACGAGCCGCGCACCTTCATCACTTCAGGCTATCAGGGCACGCTCGGCTCCGGCTTCCCTACCGCGCTCGGCGCCAAGGTCGCCAATCCGGACCGGCCGGTGGTCGCGATCACGGGCGATGGCGGCTTCATGTTCGGCGTGCAGGAATTGTCGACCGCCGTGCAATTCAAGATCGGCGTGGTGACGCTGGTGTTCAACAACAACGCCTACGGCAATGTGCGCCGCGACCAGCGCCAGATTTTTGACGGCCGCGTGGTGGCGTCGGACCTGGTCAATCCGGACTTCGTGAAACTTGCGGAATCCTTCGGCGCTGGCGCGGCGCGTGTCACCTCGCCCGGTCAATTCCGCCCCGCGCTGGAGAAGGCGCTGGCCGATGGCGGGCCTTATGTGATTTCGGTGGAGGTGCCGACGGATTCGGAAGTCTCGCCGTGGGCGTTCATTCACCCGGCGAAGAACGTCTAG